TATAACTTTCCACTATTTTGTTAATCCAGGGGTTGATGATGTTTTCAAACAGATTTGTTTCTAAGTAATCAACAATAGTGCCAGCCCCAAAAACACCTACAAACTGGTACAGGCCATAGTAAAGAACCAGGAGGAGAATAGGGATGCCGGTTATCGGTTGGATGGTCAATCGGCTGATCCGCTCACTCAGACTAATTTTAGATTCAGGTTGGCCCATTATCACCTGTTGGGATAACTGGGTCGCTATATTCTGACGCTGTAAACTCAGGACAAAGTGGAGTGGCTCCTTATAATTAGCCTGGGTAGTGGTCACGATTTGTTGAATTTCTTTGAAGTTTTGTCGGTCCCGGTCAGCCACAATCTTTTCGATTTCTTCATCACCTTGCAGCAACAAAAGCGCGATGGCGCGTTTAGACAGATGATATTCCTTTGAAAGTAACCGTTCAATCTTCAGCAGGGCAGCTTCAATTGTTGGGTCATAGGTGTTAAATTTAAGCGGTGCAGTGGCCACAATGGTTCACCACCCGTATTCCTTGGTATTTTTTCTGGTAGTAGCTGACGATGGTTTGTTTCAGCGTATCTAAGCCACGTCCCAACGCAGCAGAAGTGGTGACTACCGGTATTTCCAGGAAAGCCTCTAACTTTTTATGTTCGATCTTTATTCCGAGTTTTTCGGCTTCGTCCATCATGTTAATAACCAAAACCACCGGTAGTCCAGCTTCAATCAGTTGTATGGTGAAGTTCAGCATCCTTTCCAGGTTCTTCGCGTCGATTACGTGGAGGACAACTTCCGGCTGTTCTTCCAAAAGCAGTGTTCGGGCAACCCGTTCCTCCTCGGTAATTGGCATGAGTGAATAAATTCCCGGCGTGTCTACGACTTCCCAGGTCTCCTGACCGAGACGAGCTTTGCCCCGCGCCACCTCAACAGTGGTGCCAGGGTAGTTGGATACGGTAACATAAGCGCCGGTCAATGTGTTAAAAATGATGCTCTTGCCAACATTGGGTGTACCGATAAGGACAACTTTTTTCAGGCCGTGGGCCTCGTGACTTTCTTTCTGGCGCCAAATGTGCAGTGCCTTCTTTAAACGTTCCATAACAAAAACCTCCCTGGCAACAAATGGATGCGGAAGATAATCATTCTCAAATAGCGACCAAAAAATTTTATTATATATTTGGTTTTTATTGTTGTTGCTGGCGTTAAAAATTGTTAAAAATGTTGACATGATATTGAGAAACATTATCTTCAATTTCATTATATGATAATTATTATCACTCAGTCAATCATCTCTAACAAAGTGAACTTTCTAGTTACCCAAATTCGTTTCATGGGTAGAGCTTTTGTTTATTTCTGCATTGGGACCGTGCAGGGGACAACTCTGCCGGGAGTAATCCTTCTTTGGCATCCAGCGGGGGTTTTTCGCTGCTGTAAGGCTCGGTCCGCTTGATAAATACCCCGGTAATTTGGTTGAGCAATAGGTTGTGGCCAGTTGACCCGA
This sequence is a window from Bacillota bacterium. Protein-coding genes within it:
- a CDS encoding GTP-binding protein, with amino-acid sequence MERLKKALHIWRQKESHEAHGLKKVVLIGTPNVGKSIIFNTLTGAYVTVSNYPGTTVEVARGKARLGQETWEVVDTPGIYSLMPITEEERVARTLLLEEQPEVVLHVIDAKNLERMLNFTIQLIEAGLPVVLVINMMDEAEKLGIKIEHKKLEAFLEIPVVTTSAALGRGLDTLKQTIVSYYQKKYQGIRVVNHCGHCTA